The Macaca fascicularis isolate 582-1 chromosome 13, T2T-MFA8v1.1 sequence TTCTGGAAGGGTGGGAAAAAAGGAGGCAGACACTTAGGTTGTTGGAAGAAGAGGAAGCTTAAACCGGTGTGATGGAGGGAGATGTGGGCCACAGAGTCAAGGGGAGAGGGGCTGCACACCAGGCCTGAAACCCCAGCAGACAGGAGGGACCTTTCCCTGCTCTCAGAATCCACACATGTTCTGACTGTCTTTTTCCAGAGATCTTCTTTGCGTTAGCCTCATCCTTGAGCTCAGCCTCTGCGGAGAAAGGAAGTCCGATTCTCTTGGGGGTCTCTAAAGGGGAGTTTTGTCTCTCCTGTGACAAGGATAAAGGACAAAGTCATCCATCCCTTCAGTTGAAGGTGAGAATTCTAGCTCAAATTCCTGTGCCTTTGGCTACTCCAAAGTAAAAGGCCAAGATCCTCAATGCCTCTCGCTTTTCTGCAAATTCTTATCTTGGCCAATATTGCAGGGACATCCACCTTTCTGGAAGCACCAGGCAGAAGAGTCCCATACCTTCTTCTCTGGTTCCTTGCCCCTTCTAGGCAAGGAGGGACTCCACACAGCAGGGAGACAAGGAGGAACTGAGCACCCATTCTCCTCTCCTGGGCTCACCGGCCCTGGCCCTGGGCGGGCGGCGCTCCCCTCCTGCTGGGGCCCTCCATGTGGCAAGCAGCACAATTGGGTCAGGACCCTGGCTTGCTGCTGCGGGGCAGGAGGGTGTGAGGGAGCACTCGGAGGGCAGTGTGCCTGCTCTGCAAATTTCATCCTGCATGGAGCATCCTTTCACTTGAGGGGAGAAATCTTAGGAAGCTCAACTGGATATGGATCTAGGCCATATTCCCTAAACGAACTTTAACAACTATAGAGCTGAGATTTTGGTGTCCATCTGACTCTTAcatctctctctttgtctcaatgtatttttaatttggggGACAAGAGGGTATGGAAAAGAAGGCATGATTGCTTCTCATCCCTTAAATACCAGTACCAAGGCTGACACATCATCTTCCCCAAGGACCATCtgccttccctcttctcttcctctcctgcgTAAAGGCCCGGAGGATGAGCACATGTGCTGGGTTTTTCTGCCTCTCAAAGCCTGCGCTGTCTAATTAATCTCTTTTACctcacagaagaagaaactgatgAAGCTGGCTGCCCTAAAGGAATCAGCACGCCGGCCCTTCATCTTTAATAGGGCTCAGGTGGGCTCCCGGAACATGCTGGAGTCGGCAGCTCACCCCGGATGGTTCATCTGCACCTCCTGCAATTGTAATGAACCTGTTGGAGTGACAGATAAATTTGAGAACAGGAAACACATTGAATTTTCATTTCAACCAGTTTGCAAAACTGAAATGAGCCCCAGTGAGGTCAGCGATTAGGAAACTGCCCCATCAAATGCCTTCCTTGCTAACTCAAACTAGTtacataaaacacaaaatctGCTCACTAACCTTTATGTCAGTGGGTTTCATTTCTCATTCATACTTTAAGGATTTGTGTTTTTAGAATACAGCAAGAAGCTTGTTTAATTACAAAGTTCTGGGTTGGAAAGAGACCAGCTTCTGCTTGTGTACTGCTATCCTGAACCATCAGACATCCACGTGTGTGTCATATGCTATGATGTGGCCAGTCTGAGTGCGATACTTGCAGCAGGAAGGAGCAGCTGGGTGCATGCTGTGCTCTAGAATTAGTCCTTCCACTGGGGTTTGGTAAGTTCTGAGGGCATTGATCCTGGGGCAGAAGTGGCTGAGTCTGTGTCTAGGGTACAGTGTGCAAGAAAGAAATGTAACAGCAAGTCACGATCCAGCCAAGTGATAACGGAAAAGGG is a genomic window containing:
- the IL37 gene encoding interleukin-37 isoform X1, which translates into the protein MSNNSTLKMSFVGENSGVKTGSEDWEKDEPQCYSEKDEPQCYSEDPAGSPLEPGPSLPSMNFVHTSPKVKNLNPKKFSIHDQDHKVLVVDSGNLIAVPDKNYIRPEIFFALASSLSSASAEKGSPILLGVSKGEFCLSCDKDKGQSHPSLQLKKKKLMKLAALKESARRPFIFNRAQVGSRNMLESAAHPGWFICTSCNCNEPVGVTDKFENRKHIEFSFQPVCKTEMSPSEVSD
- the IL37 gene encoding interleukin-37 isoform X2, producing MSNNSTLKMSFVGENSGVKTGSEDWEKDEPQCYSEKDEPQCYSEGPKVKNLNPKKFSIHDQDHKVLVVDSGNLIAVPDKNYIRPEIFFALASSLSSASAEKGSPILLGVSKGEFCLSCDKDKGQSHPSLQLKKKKLMKLAALKESARRPFIFNRAQVGSRNMLESAAHPGWFICTSCNCNEPVGVTDKFENRKHIEFSFQPVCKTEMSPSEVSD